The proteins below are encoded in one region of Pseudoduganella armeniaca:
- a CDS encoding tetratricopeptide repeat protein, with amino-acid sequence MSKFRLAHLGLAMAALGFSAAAPMVGLVPAAYAADTVRAEVGKPLQEAQRLASSGKNREALAKLKEADAVGGKSDFEKYQIERVRAAAAAGAGDNDTAIRAFETLINSGRLSASEKPKFTEGLAGMYYRAKDYPKAITWIQKSLQDNPNNATMKQLLTQTYFISGRYAEAAKELSQGRQSEENLQMLANIQLKQNDKAGYVQTLEKLAGQYPKASYWADLLNRVQGKPGFSSTLNLDVMRLKLALGQLTKPSEFMEMAQLALQAGNAPEAIKIIDTGYKKGALGTGTDAARHQRLKDLANKTLADQTANQATQEANLIKEKDSDGLFNMGYALTSGGKADKGIALMEQAMKIGTPRRPEEQKLHYGIALHNAGKKAPALAALKNVKGTAGEAELARYWTLYINNPM; translated from the coding sequence TGGTGCCAGCGGCCTATGCCGCCGACACGGTGCGTGCCGAAGTGGGCAAACCGCTGCAGGAAGCGCAGCGCCTCGCCAGCTCCGGCAAGAACCGCGAAGCGCTGGCCAAACTGAAGGAAGCCGACGCTGTCGGCGGCAAGAGCGACTTCGAGAAATACCAGATCGAACGCGTGCGCGCCGCCGCCGCCGCCGGTGCTGGTGACAACGATACCGCCATCCGTGCTTTCGAAACCCTGATCAACTCGGGCCGCCTGTCCGCATCCGAGAAGCCGAAGTTCACGGAAGGCCTGGCCGGCATGTACTACCGCGCCAAGGACTACCCGAAGGCGATCACCTGGATCCAGAAGTCCTTGCAGGACAATCCGAACAACGCCACGATGAAGCAGCTGCTGACGCAGACCTACTTCATCAGCGGCCGTTACGCCGAAGCGGCGAAGGAACTGTCGCAAGGCCGCCAGAGCGAGGAAAACCTGCAGATGCTGGCCAACATCCAGCTGAAGCAGAACGACAAGGCAGGCTACGTACAGACGCTGGAAAAGCTGGCTGGCCAGTACCCGAAGGCATCGTACTGGGCGGACCTGCTGAACCGCGTGCAGGGCAAGCCAGGGTTCTCGTCGACCCTGAACCTGGACGTGATGCGCCTGAAGCTGGCACTGGGCCAGCTGACCAAGCCTTCCGAGTTCATGGAAATGGCCCAGCTGGCACTGCAGGCCGGCAACGCGCCTGAAGCGATCAAGATCATCGACACCGGCTACAAGAAAGGTGCCCTGGGCACCGGTACCGATGCTGCGCGTCACCAGCGCCTGAAGGACCTGGCCAACAAGACCCTGGCCGACCAGACCGCGAACCAGGCCACCCAGGAAGCCAACCTGATCAAGGAAAAGGATTCCGACGGCCTGTTCAACATGGGCTACGCCCTGACCTCCGGCGGCAAGGCCGACAAGGGCATTGCGCTGATGGAGCAGGCGATGAAGATCGGTACGCCACGTCGTCCGGAAGAGCAGAAGCTGCACTACGGTATCGCCCTTCACAACGCCGGCAAGAAAGCGCCTGCACTGGCTGCCCTGAAGAACGTCAAAGGGACGGCTGGCGAGGCGGAACTGGCCCGTTACTGGACGCTGTACATCAACAACCCGATGTAA
- a CDS encoding bifunctional riboflavin kinase/FAD synthetase, which translates to MKVFRGLPNAAARAPCALTIGNFDGVHRGHQALLARVRAAADSLGLEAAVMTFEPHPREFFAHKAGDMSKAPPRIANLRDKLGSLAANGIDRVIVEHFSDSFASLTPQDFTERVLVDGLHVKWLMVGDDFCYGARRAGNVAMLMEAGRRHGFHVEALPTVMNGDIRISSSAVRTALSQGDFAQAEQLLGHPYSISGHVIHGAKLGRTIGYPTLNLRVPHRPALGGIFIVQVHGLADAPLPAVASLGVRPTVEDAGRVLLEVHIFDFAGHCYGKQVKVEFLQKIRDEEKFIDLPTLTSAIDRDAAAARAYFAARGAQHEERSGAITATDRI; encoded by the coding sequence ATGAAGGTTTTTCGCGGACTACCCAACGCAGCGGCGCGTGCGCCCTGCGCACTCACCATCGGTAATTTCGACGGTGTCCATCGCGGCCACCAGGCGCTGCTGGCACGGGTGCGTGCGGCGGCCGACAGCCTGGGCCTGGAAGCGGCCGTGATGACTTTCGAGCCCCATCCGCGCGAATTCTTTGCCCACAAGGCGGGCGACATGTCGAAGGCGCCGCCCCGCATCGCCAACCTGCGCGACAAACTGGGCTCGCTGGCCGCCAACGGCATCGACCGCGTCATCGTCGAGCACTTCAGCGATTCGTTCGCCTCGCTCACCCCACAGGACTTCACCGAGCGCGTGCTGGTGGACGGCCTGCACGTCAAGTGGCTGATGGTGGGCGACGACTTCTGCTACGGCGCCCGGCGCGCCGGCAACGTCGCGATGCTGATGGAAGCGGGCCGCCGCCACGGTTTCCACGTCGAGGCGCTGCCGACGGTGATGAATGGCGACATCCGCATTTCGTCCTCGGCCGTGCGCACCGCGCTGTCGCAAGGCGACTTCGCCCAGGCTGAGCAGCTGCTGGGCCACCCGTATTCGATTTCCGGCCACGTCATCCACGGGGCCAAGCTGGGCCGCACGATCGGCTATCCGACCCTGAACCTGCGCGTGCCGCACCGTCCCGCGCTGGGCGGCATTTTCATTGTCCAGGTGCACGGCCTGGCCGACGCCCCGCTGCCGGCCGTCGCCAGCCTGGGCGTGCGCCCGACCGTCGAGGACGCCGGCCGCGTGCTGCTGGAGGTGCATATCTTCGATTTCGCCGGGCATTGCTACGGCAAGCAGGTCAAGGTCGAGTTCCTGCAAAAGATCCGCGACGAGGAAAAGTTCATCGATCTGCCGACCCTGACGAGTGCCATCGACCGCGACGCGGCCGCCGCGCGCGCCTATTTTGCCGCCCGCGGCGCCCAGCACGAAGAGCGCAGCGGCGCCATCACGGCCACCGACCGAATTTGA
- the lspA gene encoding signal peptidase II gives MAKSKKTFSSKPSGSLTPWLGIAAVIILLDQLSKITITKLFKYGEELVVTNFFNLVLAYNRGAAFSFLSNESGWQRYFFTAIGIGAALYIIYLLRKHAGQRMFCWALALILGGAIGNVIDRLLYGHVIDFLDFHWRGLGHFPAFNVADSAICIGAALFILDELRRVNK, from the coding sequence ATGGCCAAAAGCAAAAAAACGTTTTCCAGCAAACCTTCCGGCAGCCTGACGCCATGGCTGGGCATTGCTGCCGTCATCATCCTGCTCGACCAGCTGTCGAAAATCACCATCACCAAGCTGTTCAAATATGGCGAGGAACTGGTCGTCACCAATTTCTTCAACCTGGTGCTGGCGTACAACCGCGGCGCCGCGTTCAGCTTCCTGTCCAACGAGTCGGGCTGGCAGCGCTATTTCTTCACGGCGATCGGCATCGGCGCCGCGCTCTACATCATCTACCTGCTGCGCAAGCACGCGGGCCAGCGCATGTTCTGCTGGGCGCTGGCGCTGATCCTGGGCGGTGCCATCGGCAACGTCATCGACCGCCTGCTGTACGGCCACGTGATCGACTTCCTCGACTTCCACTGGCGCGGCCTGGGCCATTTCCCAGCCTTCAATGTTGCCGACAGCGCCATCTGCATCGGTGCCGCCTTGTTCATCCTGGACGAGCTGCGCCGCGTTAACAAGTGA
- the coaBC gene encoding bifunctional phosphopantothenoylcysteine decarboxylase/phosphopantothenate--cysteine ligase CoaBC, whose product MELTGKKIVLGLSGGVACYKAAELCRALTKEGASVQVVMTDAALHFITAVTMQALSGKPVYSSQWDPRVNNNMAHIDVTRDADAIVIAPCSADFMFKLAHGVCDDLLSTMCLARPRHVPLLVAPAMNVEMWTNPATQRNAHQLREDGICIVGPAAGEQACGETGMGRMLEPEQLLAEIVAAFQPKVMAGKRILITAGPTFEAIDPVRGITNLSSGKMGYAVARAAREAGAEVTLISGPTALATPFGVQRIDVQSARQMMEAVNAAIDGQHVFIAVAAVADWRVKNPSAQKVKKTGDAAPTLEFEENPDILATIAARTTLAGHPYCVGFAAESENLVAFGAAKRERKGIPLLVGNIGHHTFGADDNTIILFDEHGHTILPRADKLTLARQLISEISKRTNKHSLFQ is encoded by the coding sequence ATGGAACTGACTGGTAAGAAGATCGTCCTCGGACTGTCCGGGGGCGTGGCCTGCTACAAGGCCGCCGAACTGTGCCGTGCCCTGACGAAGGAAGGGGCCTCGGTCCAGGTCGTCATGACGGATGCCGCACTGCATTTCATCACGGCCGTGACGATGCAGGCCCTGTCCGGCAAGCCCGTGTATTCGAGCCAGTGGGACCCGCGCGTGAACAACAATATGGCGCACATCGACGTCACCCGCGACGCCGATGCCATCGTCATCGCGCCCTGCTCCGCCGACTTCATGTTCAAGCTGGCGCACGGCGTCTGCGACGACCTGCTGTCGACGATGTGCCTGGCCCGTCCGCGCCACGTGCCGTTGCTGGTCGCGCCAGCCATGAACGTCGAGATGTGGACCAACCCGGCTACCCAACGCAACGCGCACCAGCTGCGCGAGGACGGCATCTGCATCGTCGGCCCGGCCGCCGGCGAGCAGGCCTGCGGCGAGACCGGCATGGGGCGCATGCTCGAGCCCGAGCAGTTGCTGGCCGAGATCGTTGCCGCCTTCCAGCCCAAGGTCATGGCGGGCAAGCGTATCCTGATCACGGCCGGGCCCACGTTCGAGGCCATCGACCCGGTGCGCGGCATCACCAACCTGTCGTCCGGTAAGATGGGCTATGCCGTCGCGCGCGCCGCGCGCGAGGCCGGCGCCGAGGTGACGCTGATTTCCGGCCCGACGGCGCTGGCCACGCCGTTCGGCGTGCAGCGCATCGACGTGCAAAGCGCGCGCCAGATGATGGAGGCAGTGAACGCCGCCATCGACGGCCAGCACGTCTTCATCGCCGTCGCCGCCGTGGCCGACTGGCGCGTGAAAAACCCCAGCGCGCAAAAGGTCAAGAAGACGGGCGACGCCGCCCCGACGCTGGAGTTCGAGGAAAATCCCGACATCCTGGCCACGATCGCCGCCCGCACCACGCTGGCCGGCCATCCGTACTGCGTCGGCTTTGCCGCCGAGTCGGAAAACCTGGTGGCATTCGGCGCCGCCAAGCGCGAGCGCAAGGGTATCCCCCTGCTGGTCGGCAATATCGGCCACCACACCTTCGGCGCCGACGACAACACGATCATCCTGTTCGACGAGCACGGCCACACGATCCTGCCGCGCGCCGACAAGCTGACCCTGGCCCGCCAGCTGATTTCCGAAATTTCCAAACGTACCAACAAGCATTCGCTTTTCCAATAA
- the dut gene encoding dUTP diphosphatase → MKSIDVKILDPRMKDQLPAYATPGSAGLDLRACLDAPITIEPGQTVLVPTGLAIHIGDPGYAAMILPRSGMGHKNGIVLGNLVGLIDSDYQGQLMVSTWNRGQSSFTLNPMERLAQLIVVPVLQVGFNVVEEFGDSARGEGGFGSTGKH, encoded by the coding sequence ATGAAATCCATCGACGTCAAGATCCTCGACCCGCGCATGAAGGACCAGCTGCCGGCCTACGCAACACCCGGAAGTGCCGGCCTCGACCTGCGCGCCTGCCTGGACGCGCCCATCACCATCGAACCGGGCCAGACGGTGCTGGTGCCGACCGGCCTGGCGATCCACATCGGCGACCCCGGCTATGCGGCCATGATCCTGCCGCGCAGCGGCATGGGTCACAAGAACGGCATTGTTTTGGGGAATCTGGTAGGCTTGATCGATTCCGACTACCAGGGCCAGCTGATGGTGTCGACGTGGAACCGGGGACAGAGCAGCTTCACGCTGAACCCGATGGAGCGTCTCGCCCAGCTGATCGTCGTGCCCGTCCTGCAGGTGGGCTTCAACGTAGTGGAGGAATTCGGTGACAGCGCCCGAGGCGAAGGCGGCTTCGGCAGCACCGGCAAACACTAA
- a CDS encoding M48 family metallopeptidase — protein sequence MRNNTPGLPAPVAEQAPAAPEAPLVTPRMVAARDAVRSMVSLQDRLYRVAAPILINNAELCRTQARSLLGFTAKNKWSYPGEYADAAEAVLGYGDTLQVSGVLAGSGAARAGLRKGDELVAADGRPLPAGPGAETKAAAVFGPLVSKRAQLSMTIARDGSNQVLRVPVTRACAIRVDLGNADNVNSYADGSRVAVTRGMIEFAQTDEAIAYVLAKDIAHNVLGHASSLRNTATIGSMIDNLTSVRPDLTLLIGTSGIRPLPADMEAAADKLALYMLARAGYPIERYNSFWQRLAGQYPSSVLNGYTAIHPNLGQRVVFNDKIVAEIRAKQAAKKRLVP from the coding sequence TTGCGCAACAACACCCCCGGCCTGCCTGCCCCCGTGGCGGAGCAGGCGCCCGCGGCGCCCGAGGCACCGCTGGTCACGCCGCGCATGGTCGCGGCGCGCGACGCCGTGCGCTCGATGGTGTCGCTGCAGGACCGCCTGTACCGCGTAGCGGCGCCGATCCTGATCAATAACGCCGAACTGTGCCGCACGCAGGCGCGCAGCCTGCTGGGCTTCACGGCGAAGAACAAGTGGTCTTACCCGGGCGAATACGCCGATGCCGCCGAGGCGGTGCTGGGCTATGGCGACACGCTGCAGGTGTCCGGCGTGCTGGCCGGCAGCGGCGCCGCGCGCGCCGGCCTGCGCAAGGGCGACGAACTGGTCGCGGCGGACGGCCGCCCGCTGCCAGCGGGCCCCGGCGCGGAAACCAAGGCGGCCGCCGTGTTCGGCCCGCTGGTCTCGAAACGCGCCCAGCTGTCGATGACGATCGCGCGCGACGGCAGCAACCAGGTATTGCGCGTGCCCGTCACGCGCGCCTGCGCCATCCGCGTCGACCTGGGCAATGCGGACAACGTCAATTCGTATGCGGACGGTTCGCGCGTGGCCGTCACGCGCGGCATGATCGAGTTCGCCCAGACCGACGAGGCCATCGCCTACGTGCTGGCCAAGGACATCGCCCACAACGTGCTGGGTCACGCGAGCAGCTTGCGCAACACGGCCACGATCGGCAGCATGATCGACAACCTGACGTCGGTCCGGCCCGACCTGACCCTCCTGATCGGCACCTCGGGCATCCGGCCGCTGCCGGCCGACATGGAAGCGGCGGCGGACAAGCTGGCGCTGTACATGCTGGCCCGGGCCGGCTATCCGATCGAACGCTACAACAGCTTCTGGCAGCGCCTGGCCGGGCAATATCCGTCTTCCGTGCTGAACGGCTACACGGCGATCCACCCCAACCTGGGCCAGCGCGTGGTATTCAACGACAAGATCGTGGCCGAGATCCGCGCCAAGCAGGCCGCCAAGAAACGGCTGGTGCCGTGA
- a CDS encoding surface-adhesin E family protein: MRRPAALLLSLLCLPLTAQAAPWTKARTDKDGTLYVDKASIRKVEAGRKAWTLESFRKPQSAPDGKQYLSVRAQQLYDCEARTVTLQSQLFYPEPMAKGEIVGTYKFEAFDAETVEPGSRYDGAMKLICGRAR, from the coding sequence ATGCGCCGCCCGGCCGCCCTCTTGCTGTCTCTGCTGTGCCTGCCGCTGACGGCCCAGGCCGCGCCATGGACCAAGGCGCGCACCGACAAGGACGGCACGCTGTATGTGGACAAGGCATCGATCCGCAAGGTCGAGGCGGGGCGCAAGGCCTGGACCCTGGAATCGTTCCGCAAGCCGCAATCGGCGCCGGACGGCAAGCAATACCTGTCCGTGCGGGCCCAGCAGCTGTACGACTGCGAGGCCCGCACCGTCACCCTGCAATCGCAGCTGTTCTACCCGGAGCCGATGGCCAAGGGCGAGATCGTCGGCACCTATAAATTCGAAGCCTTCGACGCCGAAACGGTCGAGCCCGGCAGCCGCTACGACGGCGCCATGAAGCTGATCTGCGGCCGCGCCCGTTAG
- a CDS encoding XdhC family protein: MDSIDLEVLKTSAAWIAAGHRCELVTVIKTWGSSPRPIGATLAICDDGRVVGSVSGGCIEDDLIARVRSEGITRTLPEIVSYGITADEAHRFGLPCGGTIELAIEPLGPDSRIAELLGRLEQHQLVERHVDLRTGAVSLHKAAASAVLTLSDDALVTQHGPRWRLLVIGAGQLSRFVAQIASAMDYHVTVCDPREEYRSGWTLPEVRLVHAMPDDLVLEMKLDKRSAVVALTHDPKLDDLALMEALKSDAFYVGAIGSRANNAKRRERLLQFDLTPAQLDRLHGPVGLYIGSKTPAEIAISILAEMTAVKNGVPRELQVNHAAALEAPGTSACAITLQS; this comes from the coding sequence ATGGACAGCATCGACCTCGAAGTACTCAAGACCAGCGCCGCCTGGATCGCGGCGGGACACCGCTGCGAACTCGTCACCGTCATCAAGACCTGGGGCTCCAGCCCCCGCCCCATCGGCGCCACCCTGGCCATCTGCGACGACGGCCGCGTGGTCGGCTCGGTCTCCGGCGGCTGTATCGAGGATGACCTGATCGCGCGCGTGCGCAGCGAAGGCATCACGCGCACGCTGCCGGAGATCGTCAGCTACGGCATCACGGCCGACGAGGCCCACCGTTTCGGCCTGCCTTGCGGCGGCACGATCGAGCTGGCCATCGAGCCGCTGGGGCCGGACAGCCGCATCGCCGAACTGCTGGGCCGGCTCGAGCAGCACCAGCTGGTCGAGCGCCACGTCGACCTGCGCACGGGCGCCGTCAGCCTGCACAAGGCTGCCGCCAGTGCCGTGCTGACCTTGAGCGACGACGCCCTCGTCACCCAGCACGGCCCGCGCTGGCGCCTGCTGGTCATCGGCGCCGGCCAGCTGTCGCGCTTTGTTGCCCAGATCGCCAGCGCGATGGATTACCACGTCACGGTGTGCGACCCGCGCGAGGAATACCGCAGCGGCTGGACGTTGCCGGAAGTGCGGCTGGTGCATGCGATGCCGGACGACCTCGTACTGGAAATGAAACTCGACAAGCGCAGCGCCGTCGTCGCGCTGACGCACGACCCGAAGCTGGACGACCTGGCGCTGATGGAAGCGCTGAAGTCGGATGCGTTCTACGTGGGTGCGATCGGTTCGCGCGCCAACAACGCCAAGCGGCGCGAGCGCCTGCTGCAGTTCGACCTGACCCCGGCCCAGCTGGACCGCCTGCACGGCCCCGTCGGCCTGTACATCGGCAGCAAGACGCCGGCGGAAATCGCCATCTCGATCCTGGCCGAGATGACGGCGGTTAAGAACGGCGTCCCACGCGAACTGCAGGTCAACCACGCCGCCGCGCTGGAAGCGCCCGGCACCTCCGCCTGCGCCATCACGCTGCAAAGCTAG
- a CDS encoding DMT family transporter: MSTANLLRLFLLAAIWGGSFLFMRIAAPVLGPGWLIELRVVFAALFLAAIALVLKKSLHLRKYWKHFLILGLFNAAIPFVLFAYAAKTLSASLLSVLNATAPMWAALIAAVWQRHMVSPRVLLGLVLGTLGVALLVGMDRLSTQDGALLAIGAALLAPFNYGIATVYAKSAPAVEPFSNAHGSMWAGALLTLPSLLMFPQPAQPSPGILAAALALGVLCSGVAYLLYYGLVRDVGPTSALTVTFLSPLFGILWGVLFLQEHVGWYTLAGAAIVIAGVVLVTGYRPAWARAEAAT, translated from the coding sequence ATGTCCACCGCCAATCTGCTCCGCTTGTTTTTGCTGGCCGCCATCTGGGGCGGCTCCTTCCTGTTCATGCGCATCGCCGCACCCGTGCTGGGGCCGGGCTGGCTGATCGAGTTGCGCGTCGTGTTTGCCGCGCTGTTCCTGGCCGCGATCGCACTGGTGCTGAAGAAGTCGCTACACCTGCGCAAGTACTGGAAGCACTTCCTCATTCTCGGCCTGTTCAATGCCGCGATTCCGTTCGTGCTGTTCGCCTATGCGGCCAAGACGCTGTCGGCCTCGCTGTTGTCCGTGTTGAACGCCACCGCGCCCATGTGGGCCGCGCTGATCGCCGCCGTGTGGCAGCGCCATATGGTGAGCCCGCGCGTGTTGCTGGGTCTTGTGCTGGGCACGCTGGGCGTTGCGCTGCTGGTGGGCATGGACCGGCTCAGCACGCAGGACGGCGCCCTGCTGGCCATCGGCGCCGCCTTGCTGGCGCCGTTCAACTACGGCATCGCCACCGTGTACGCCAAGTCGGCTCCGGCCGTCGAGCCATTCTCCAATGCCCACGGCAGCATGTGGGCGGGCGCCCTGCTGACCTTGCCGTCGCTGCTGATGTTTCCCCAGCCGGCGCAGCCTTCGCCCGGCATCCTGGCGGCCGCCTTGGCGCTGGGCGTGTTGTGCAGCGGCGTGGCCTACTTGCTGTATTACGGCCTGGTGCGCGACGTCGGGCCCACGTCGGCGCTGACGGTGACGTTCCTCAGCCCGCTGTTCGGCATCCTGTGGGGCGTGCTGTTCCTGCAAGAGCACGTTGGCTGGTACACGCTGGCCGGGGCCGCCATCGTCATCGCCGGCGTCGTGCTCGTCACGGGTTATCGGCCCGCCTGGGCGCGTGCCGAGGCGGCGACATGA
- a CDS encoding DNA-3-methyladenine glycosylase family protein, whose translation MTETFELLLPPGYRVDDVLQFHRRDAESVAEQVTPASIRKGVLLDGVPVVLQAPLASGPVHCTAELDGESTPGLRQRIHDALRNVLGLRIDPAPFLAAIAHDQLLGPQVRRRPGLRIVQSATVFEALTWAIIGQQINLAFAIALRRTFILQAGRQHSSGLWCYPEAPDAARLTLDDLTSRKFSRAKAETLLRFATLVASGELNLTPGPGNSIDQIGQRLLAVKGIGPWTVNYGLLRGYGHGDCSLHGDVAVRTALQRLLGEQAKPSIARAEQLLQQYQPHRTMAAAHLWASLANDHDNDS comes from the coding sequence ATGACCGAAACATTCGAACTCCTGCTGCCGCCGGGCTACCGTGTCGACGACGTGTTGCAATTCCATCGCCGCGACGCGGAAAGCGTGGCCGAACAGGTCACGCCAGCATCGATCCGCAAGGGCGTGCTGCTGGACGGCGTGCCCGTCGTGCTGCAGGCGCCGTTGGCCAGCGGCCCGGTCCACTGCACGGCCGAACTGGACGGCGAATCGACGCCGGGGCTGCGCCAGCGCATCCACGACGCCCTGCGCAACGTCCTTGGCCTGCGCATCGACCCCGCGCCCTTCCTGGCCGCGATAGCGCACGATCAACTGCTGGGCCCGCAAGTGCGACGCAGGCCCGGCCTGCGGATCGTCCAGTCCGCCACCGTGTTCGAAGCGCTGACCTGGGCCATCATCGGCCAACAGATCAATCTCGCCTTCGCCATCGCCCTGCGCCGCACCTTTATCCTGCAGGCGGGACGCCAGCACAGCAGCGGCTTGTGGTGCTATCCGGAAGCGCCCGACGCGGCCCGGCTGACGCTGGACGACCTCACCAGCCGCAAGTTTTCGCGCGCGAAAGCTGAAACGCTGCTGCGCTTCGCCACGCTGGTTGCCAGCGGCGAGCTGAACCTGACACCGGGCCCGGGCAATTCCATCGACCAGATCGGCCAGCGCCTGCTGGCCGTCAAGGGCATCGGTCCCTGGACCGTCAACTACGGCCTGCTGCGCGGCTACGGCCACGGTGACTGCTCGCTGCATGGCGACGTGGCCGTGCGCACCGCGCTGCAACGCCTGCTGGGTGAGCAAGCCAAGCCGTCCATCGCCCGCGCCGAACAATTGTTGCAGCAATACCAACCGCACCGTACGATGGCGGCGGCCCATCTGTGGGCCAGCCTTGCCAACGACCATGACAACGACAGCTGA
- a CDS encoding MerR family transcriptional regulator: protein MLKIGELASRAGLTVRTLHHYDDIGLLSPSARSDAGYRLYSRDDVARLHQIQALRQFGMPLADIGTLLAGAGISSATIIDRQLAALDRQISEAARMREQLLLMRGQLATGESPDLASWLTTLEQMNMYEKYFSKDELAKLALYHDDGVKAEWKQLVEDVDALIKSAATPDQPDAKTLALRWMTMLDRDTGGDPSVMARLNIMHEQEQAVQQSTGITPAIRDFMVRAMGEIKLDTWAKYLTSEEMARMRRHYATRANEWPPLIEAISRQMQATPTPDNVDAKLLAGQWMELFHDMVGNNPDTLPRFRRAIETEPLLRVGRGMTDEMLAWLRAALHRS from the coding sequence ATGTTGAAAATTGGAGAACTTGCAAGCCGCGCCGGCCTGACCGTGCGCACCTTGCACCATTACGACGATATCGGCTTGCTGTCGCCATCGGCCCGTTCCGATGCCGGATACCGGCTGTACAGCCGCGACGACGTCGCGCGCCTGCACCAGATCCAGGCGCTGCGCCAGTTCGGCATGCCGCTGGCCGACATCGGAACCTTGCTGGCTGGAGCCGGCATTTCTTCCGCCACCATTATCGACCGCCAACTGGCTGCGCTGGACCGGCAGATCAGCGAAGCGGCGCGCATGCGCGAGCAATTGCTGTTGATGCGCGGGCAATTGGCAACGGGAGAATCGCCGGACCTGGCTTCCTGGCTGACCACACTGGAGCAGATGAATATGTACGAAAAATATTTCTCGAAAGACGAGCTGGCAAAACTGGCGCTGTATCACGACGATGGCGTCAAGGCGGAATGGAAGCAATTGGTGGAAGACGTCGATGCATTGATCAAATCCGCCGCGACCCCGGATCAGCCGGATGCGAAAACACTGGCATTACGCTGGATGACCATGCTCGATCGCGATACCGGCGGCGATCCATCCGTCATGGCGCGCCTGAATATCATGCATGAGCAGGAACAAGCGGTCCAGCAAAGCACTGGCATCACGCCGGCAATCCGCGACTTCATGGTGCGTGCGATGGGTGAAATTAAACTCGACACCTGGGCCAAATACCTGACGTCCGAGGAAATGGCAAGAATGCGCCGCCATTACGCGACACGTGCCAACGAATGGCCACCGTTGATCGAAGCCATCAGCCGGCAAATGCAGGCGACTCCGACACCGGATAATGTCGATGCAAAACTGCTGGCGGGACAGTGGATGGAACTCTTCCACGACATGGTCGGCAATAATCCCGATACGCTGCCGCGCTTTCGCCGCGCCATTGAAACGGAACCGCTGCTGCGCGTGGGCCGCGGCATGACGGACGAGATGCTGGCCTGGCTGCGCGCGGCCCTGCACCGGAGTTGA
- the aat gene encoding leucyl/phenylalanyl-tRNA--protein transferase — translation MIPWLGTHTPFPDVSEALTTEAPGLLAAGADLSPERLLMAYRNGIFPWFSEGQPILWWSTDPRMVLMTADFKVSDSLKKTLKKVEKSSRTDGRWQVRFDSAFEQVMRACAAPRRDGPGTWISEDIVKGYTGLHELGFAHSSEVWLDGELVGGAYGVSIGQMFYGESMFARVTDASKVALAYLVHFLKLQGVQMIDCQQETGHLASLGAAPIPRSAFLAHLRQAIAKPRIRNWQPVPPFVAAG, via the coding sequence ATGATTCCCTGGCTCGGCACGCATACGCCGTTCCCGGACGTGTCCGAGGCGCTGACGACGGAGGCGCCCGGGCTGCTGGCGGCCGGCGCCGACCTGTCGCCCGAGCGGCTCTTGATGGCGTACCGCAACGGCATCTTTCCCTGGTTCTCCGAAGGCCAGCCCATCCTGTGGTGGAGCACCGATCCGCGCATGGTGCTGATGACGGCCGACTTCAAGGTGTCCGACAGCCTGAAGAAAACACTGAAGAAGGTGGAAAAAAGCAGCCGCACGGATGGGCGCTGGCAGGTGCGCTTCGACAGCGCCTTCGAACAGGTCATGCGCGCATGCGCGGCGCCGCGTCGCGACGGCCCCGGCACCTGGATTTCCGAGGACATCGTCAAGGGCTACACCGGACTGCACGAGCTGGGTTTCGCGCACTCGTCGGAAGTGTGGCTCGATGGCGAGCTGGTGGGCGGCGCCTATGGCGTCTCGATCGGCCAGATGTTCTACGGCGAATCGATGTTCGCCCGCGTCACGGATGCCTCCAAGGTGGCGTTGGCCTATCTCGTGCACTTCCTGAAACTGCAGGGCGTGCAGATGATCGACTGCCAGCAGGAGACCGGCCACCTGGCCTCGCTGGGCGCGGCGCCGATCCCCCGCAGCGCCTTCCTGGCCCACCTGCGCCAGGCGATCGCCAAGCCGCGCATCCGCAACTGGCAGCCCGTGCCGCCGTTCGTCGCCGCGGGGTAG